A region of Sugiyamaella lignohabitans strain CBS 10342 chromosome A, complete sequence DNA encodes the following proteins:
- the PLB1 gene encoding Plb1p (Phospholipase B (lysophospholipase) involved in lipid metabolism; required for efficient acyl chain remodeling of newly synthesized phosphatidylethanolamine-derived phosphatidylcholine; required for deacylation of phosphatidylcholine and phosphatidylethanolamine but not phosphatidylinositol; PLB1 has a paralog, PLB3, that arose from the whole genome duplication; GO_component: GO:0031225 - anchored component of membrane [Evidence IEA]; GO_component: GO:0016020 - membrane [Evidence IEA]; GO_component: GO:0042597 - periplasmic space [Evidence IDA] [PMID 8051052]; GO_component: GO:0005886 - plasma membrane [Evidence IEA,IEA]; GO_component: GO:0005886 - plasma membrane [Evidence IDA] [PMID 16622836]; GO_component: GO:0005886 - plasma membrane [Evidence IDA] [PMID 8051052]; GO_function: GO:0016787 - hydrolase activity [Evidence IEA]; GO_function: GO:0004622 - lysophospholipase activity [Evidence IEA]; GO_function: GO:0004622 - lysophospholipase activity [Evidence IMP] [PMID 8051052]; GO_function: GO:0004620 - phospholipase activity [Evidence IEA]; GO_process: GO:0006650 - glycerophospholipid metabolic process [Evidence IMP] [PMID 8051052]; GO_process: GO:0016042 - lipid catabolic process [Evidence IEA]; GO_process: GO:0006629 - lipid metabolic process [Evidence IEA]; GO_process: GO:0008152 - metabolic process [Evidence IEA]; GO_process: GO:0036151 - phosphatidylcholine acyl-chain remodeling [Evidence IMP] [PMID 23501167]; GO_process: GO:0009395 - phospholipid catabolic process [Evidence IEA]), protein MHFSHILPLLLAVPALAGSPTGGYTPGQVDCPDGSLVRPADSLNPKEADFVQKRHEVARPALIDWLNRANLSDFSADQFLSNSTIPIAIAFSGGGYRAMLAGAGEFSALDNRTANSTNQHHMGGLVQAATYFAGLSGGNWLLGSIVMNNFTSIPELQGSSDVWDLSHSILNPGGINVFSTASYWDDIADDVKSKKKAGFNTSITDIWGRALSHQFFNLSNGGPALTFDDVVNYDVFQNHEMPFPIVVSDGRAPGTTVISTNSTVFELTPYELGSWDPTIYAFTQIKYLGTQVQNGKPVNGTCIAGFDNAGFTIGTSSTLFNQFILQINSTGVSGVVYDLATDILDDIGKKSDDIAIYDPNPFFKVDTVTNGITTNSVLNLVDGGEDNENIPLVPLIQPERKLDVVFAFDNSADTTYNWPNGSSLVASFQRQFGNESNNTIFPYVPDTNTFINNGYTKRPTFFGCNATNLTSLFNDSQSTQDHFVPPLIIYIANFAHSYFSNTSTFKMSYETDEVAGMIENGYNVVTQQNGTIDSDWPACVGCAIIKRELDRRGQSPTDQCQQCFDKYCWDSAVDNQAVNISGENFAPTLSVANHTSSASVATAGSVFTTSLYVICAVGALFLFA, encoded by the coding sequence ATGCACTTTTCTCATATTCTACCGCTTTTATTGGCGGTGCCTGCTCTAGCAGGGTCTCCTACTGGCGGCTATACACCAGGTCAAGTCGACTGTCCAGATGGATCTCTTGTGCGACCGGCTGACAGTCTTAATCCAAAAGAAGCAGATTTTGTTCAGAAACGTCATGAAGTGGCTAGACCGGCTCTGATAGACTGGCTGAACAGAGCCAATTTATCGGATTTCAGTGCCGACCAGTTCTTGTCCAATTCAACCATTCCTATTGCAATTGCATTTTCCGGTGGTGGTTATCGTGCCATGTTGGCAGGTGCTGGCGAGTTTTCTGCTCTCGATAACAGAACTGCTAATTCCACCAACCAACACCATATGGGTGGTTTGGTTCAGGCTGCTACCTATTTTGCAGGTCTTTCTGGTGGTAATTGGTTACTGGGTTCAATTGTTATGAACAATTTCACGTCGATTCCGGAATTACAGGGCTCTTCAGATGTGTGGGACTTGTCTCATTCTATTCTCAATCCTGGTGGGATTAATGTATTCAGTACTGCTTCTTACTGGGATGACATTGCAGACGAtgtcaagagcaagaaaaaggcCGGTTTCAACACGTCTATCACCGAtatctggggcagagcaTTGTCTCACCAGTTTTTCAACCTGTCTAATGGTGGACCAGCCTTGACTTTTGACGATGTCGTCAACTACGATGTGTTCCAAAACCATGAAATGCCCTTCCCTATTGTCGTTTCCGACGGTCGTGCTCCTGGTACCACTGTTATTTCTACCAACTCCACAGTCTTTGAACTGACGCCCTACGAGCTCGGTTCTTGGGACCCTACCATCTATGCATTCACCCAGATCAAATATCTCGGAACGCAGGTCCAGAACGGCAAGCCTGTTAATGGCACCTGTATTGCAGGTTTCGACAATGCCGGATTCACTATTGGTACCTCGTCGACGCTGTTCAACCAGTTTATTCTCCAGATCAACTCGACCGGTGTTTCTGGCGTTGTGTACGACCTTGCTACTGATATTCTTGATGATATTGGCAAGAAGAGTGACGATATTGCCATTTACGATCCAAATCCATTTTTTAAGGTAGACACTGTCACCAACggtatcaccaccaacagcgTTCTTAATCTTGTCGACGGTGGTGAGGACAACGAAAATATTCCCCTCGTGCCTCTTATCCAACCTGAACGTAAATTGGATGTTGTATTTGCCTTTGACAACTCTGCTGATACTACCTACAACTGGCCCAACGGTTCGTCACTGGTTGCCAGTTTCCAACGTCAATTCGGAAATGAGAGTAACAACACCATCTTCCCGTATGTTCCCGACACGAATACATTCATCAATAACGGATACACCAAGAGACCGACGTTTTTCGGCTGTAACGCCACGAACCTGACTTCACTGTTCAACGACTCGCAGTCGACTCAAGACCACTTTGTGCCTCCTCTGATTATCTACATTGCCAACTTTGCTCACTCGTACTTCTCCAACACCTCGACGTTCAAAATGTCGTACGAAACCGACGAAGTTGCCGGCATGATCGAGAACGGATACAACGTGGTCACCCAGCAGAACGGTACCATTGACAGCGACTGGCCAGCCTGTGTCGGCTGCGCCATCATCAAGCGAGAGCTCGACCGTCGCGGCCAATCACCCACCGACCAGTGCCAGCAGTGTTTCGACAAATACTGCTGGGACAGTGCCGTCGACAACCAGGCCGTCAACATCTCGGGTGAGAACTTCGCACCCACCCTGTCCGTGGCCAACCACACCAGCAGCGCCTCTGTCGCGACCGCTGGGTCCGTGTTCACCACGTCTCTCTACGTAATCTGTGCTGTAGGAGCCCTGTTCTTATTTGCATAA
- a CDS encoding 17-beta-hydroxysteroid dehydrogenase-like protein (Putative glycoside hydrolase of the mitochondrial intermembrane space; GO_component: GO:0005737 - cytoplasm [Evidence IDA] [PMID 14562095]; GO_component: GO:0005758 - mitochondrial intermembrane space [Evidence IDA] [PMID 22984289]; GO_function: GO:0016787 - hydrolase activity [Evidence IEA]; GO_function: GO:0016798 - hydrolase activity, acting on glycosyl bonds [Evidence IEA]; GO_function: GO:0003674 - molecular_function [Evidence ND]; GO_process: GO:0008150 - biological_process [Evidence ND]; GO_process: GO:0005975 - carbohydrate metabolic process [Evidence IEA]; GO_process: GO:0008152 - metabolic process [Evidence IEA]), whose amino-acid sequence MGLGSLIKDKLSKPGGSLSGSGSPTPAAPASTPGQKPSSRQIFQNRFNHGPNLGGMFVLERWISGDDLFEGTDKTSELEAVKATVKKHGLDGARAKFENHWTSWLDEGNDWNWLQSKGVTAVRVPIGYWTVDNGKFTRHTPFEEYQAVYQNAWNIFKSHVIKPAAARNIAVLIDLHALPGGANEQDHSGTSSGKAEFWSHSSSVDLATDILKFIASDMKSYDNICGIQIINEAPYANNPKHQQNYYFKALSAIRGANPDIPVVISDGWNTQQFISIIKDHEDKLSGDASSLGLIIDTHVYKCFSDEDKRKPPGQLIQDVDSAIPQTGDVDILVGEYSCVMDEGTWKQLPQGQNRDQIVSDYGRRQVSHFYQRAKAGQYFWTYKFHWGSGGEWGFREMSDKGALPDYSQIPSKSPDVYQNAFNDRLKSSLDEHVNYWKGQDANKDWQNWRYEDGFTIGWHDAQAFDEFNHSEIGRWVAWKKSRLSQHVQQKGSSDLLWVFSHGFDKGVEQFIATRNS is encoded by the coding sequence ATGGGACTTGGTTCGCTGATTAAAGACAAGTTATCGAAACCAGGAGGGTCGCTCTCAGGGTCGGGCAGTCCAACACCGGCAGCCCCTGCGAGCACGCCTGGCCAGAAACCTAGCTCGAGACAGATTTTTCAGAACAGATTTAATCATGGACCCAATTTGGGTGGCATGTTTGTACTGGAAAGATGGATTTCGGGTGACGATTTGTTTGAAGGAACAGATAAAACTTCGGAATTAGAAGCAGTCAAGGCCACAGTGAAGAAGCATGGGTTGGATGGAGCTCGTGCTAAATTTGAGAACCATTGGACTTCGTGGCTGGATGAAGGCAATGACTGGAACTGGTTACAATCCAAAGGTGTCACTGCTGTCAGAGTGCCTATTGGTTATTGGACAGTAGACAATGGCAAGTTTACTCGCCATACTCCGTTCGAGGAGTATCAGGCAGTTTACCAGAATGCATggaatattttcaagagcCATGTTATtaaaccagcagctgctagaAATATTGCTGTTCTCATAGATCTTCATGCTTTGCCAGGTGGAGCAAATGAACAAGATCATAGTGGAACTTCGTCTGGAAAGGCCGAGTTCTGGTCTCATAGCAGCAGTGTAGACTTGGCTACTGATATTCTCAAATTCATAGCATCCGACATGAAATCTTATGATAATATCTGTGGTATTCAGATCATTAACGAGGCTCCATATGCTAATAATCCTaaacaccagcagaatTACTATTTCAAAGCTCTGTCTGCCATTCGAGGAGCTAATCCGGACATTCCAGTTGTGATTTCCGATGGCTGGAACACCCAGCAGTTCATTTCTATTATTAAAGACCACGAAGACAAGTTATCAGGAGATGCCAGTTCGCTCGGTCTGATTATTGATACTCATGTTTATAAATGTTTTTCGGACGAAGACAAGAGAAAGCCTCCCGGACAATTGATCCAGGACGTGGACTCGGCGATTCCACAGACCGGAGATGTCGATATTCTTGTAGGAGAATATTCGTGTGTGATGGATGAAGGTACATGGAAGCAGCTTCCACAGGGACAAAACCGAGACCAGATAGTCAGTGACTACGGCCGTCGACAGGTCAGCCATTTCTATCAACGAGCCAAAGCTGGTCAGTATTTCTGGACATATAAATTCCACTGGGGTTCCGGAGGAGAATGGGGATTCCGAGAGATGTCCGACAAAGGAGCGCTACCCGATTACAGCCAGATCCCATCAAAATCGCCTGACGTGTACCAGAACGCATTCAACGACCGACTGAAATCTTCGCTTGACGAGCACGTCAATTACTGGAAAGGTCAAGACGCCAACAAGGACTGGCAAAACTGGCGGTACGAAGACGGGTTCACCATCGGCTGGCACGATGCCCAAGCGTTCGACGAGTTCAACCACAGCGAAATCGGCCGCTGGGTGGCCTGGAAAAAGTCCCGTCTGTCGCAACACGTACAACAAAAGGGATCCAGCGACCTGCTATGGGTGTTCAGCCATGGTTTCGACAAAGGAGTCGAGCAGTTCATCGCGACCCGCAACTCTTAG